GGAGGCAGGTGAAGCCCCTGCTCCCGTCGGCCGAGAGCAGTTGGGCTGGGATCCTCCAAACGGAGCTTCCCGGCAGCACTGCAGGCAGCTgccggcaggggagggcagcgctCAGCCCTGCCCGAAACCGAAGAAACGCCCCCTCGGCCCCAGCTAAGCCGGGCGGTAACGATTCAAAAGAGCTATTTCACAGTGGCAAAGAAAGGCACGTCGAGAGAAAGTGAGAGGGGCACCGCTGTGGCCAGCCCGTgcccggggatggggggggggggggggggaacgaaaTGGAGTGGGGGGGGGATCCTGGCTTTACCCGCTCGCCACCTCGGCCTGCTCCAGTACTCGAGACAGTCCCTAAAGAAACCTCTCTCCCCAAAAAGCCCTGCCGCAGCCCTTCCTTCAGCAAGGGCCAACCCGGCCGCCCTCCTGCCCTAGGGGAGGCCCATCCCGCTCCCACCGCGCTGCCCGTCTTCCCACATTAGGATCCCTCCTCCTACGGTCATCCAGGGTGGGGGGCCAGCAACCCCCCCATCCAGACCTCTCCGCTCCCCCGATGGGGAGTGAGGCCGACAGGTCGGAAGCAGATTCCCCTTCCCACACCCCTAAAACCTCATCtagagcaaagcaagagaagttATTGCTGTTTCTCCTTCCCCGCATCCCCCCTCCGACGACTCCAGCCCTCTCCTTGCCCAAGCTCCGCCGCCACCAGGGAGGGATGATCCTTGGTTGATCCCGCACAAAAATATATCCTAtaggcaacaacaacaaaaaaaagaggttGCGGGGAAGGTCTCAGTCCCTGTCCCCAGTGCAGGTCATGCGGATGTCTCTCCGGCCGGAAGGCAAGCGGGGGAGAGAAGGCAGTTCCCGGTGAAGGCAGAGACCTGGAGTCCTTTTGCAGCATCGACGCCAGTCGATCCGGCGCAGTCAGGCAGGAGGGTTTATACTCCCTGGAGGAAGGAGGTGGCGGAGGACAGGGAGGAAGAATTATCGATCAAGATGTCCCGGAACGGGGAGGTGCAGCTGTCTAGAGGAGGCAGAGCGGCCTGGGCTGCCCCCACCCCAGCGGGGACCAGGCCCAGTCATTTGGCTGGCTAGAGTTGGCACAAACAGtccagcaaaaaaaaaccaaaaagaaggTAAAAAATCAGTCCATTCCACCACGAAgagttattttatatatatataatatattatcaACCCAAACTGAGTGGAGGCAGGGACGGCAGCTAGATCTTCTGCtgtggagagagagggagagacgtTAGCATGCCCAGAGAGCGAGCAAGCAGATACGTGATCCCGGCCGCCGCTGGATCAGGCAGCGATTGTAGGCAGCAACGatcagagcagaatttggctgGCCAGAACACCCCTAATTGAGAGAGCGCAGCAGGATCTGTCAACGCTGTTCAGATTGGGCAAGGCACCGCAGGACATACCGACACGGGGTAAGACATGGCAGcatcctcctccgcctcctctaCCTCAGGCTGCGATTCCTGCCCCTCCTCCTGCCGCAGACACACGGGGGTTAGTAGGGGGTGACGGAGCAAGGGGGGGTTAGTTGCGGGAGCCCAgttctcccctcctcctgccagccaggaCGGTGTCATCCCCCCACCCGCCCCTGCCCAGATCACTCTTCTCTCATGACAAAGAGCCTCTCACCATCAACGGTGCTGCCTTCACCGGCTCCATATCTCCAAGGTCACCGGATCGGTCCAACGTCCTGCTGTGGTCCCTCTCGTTGAGTGTGGAATAGTTGTCTGGAGCAGGACAGGGGACAGTCAGACCACGCCACCTCGACGGGAGCCTGCATCTTCCCCAAAAGAGGCAAGCTCTGCCCCTTCCTGGCACACTGAGCAAGCGAAATGcccctcctccagcccctctcctACCTGGTCCCATGTTGCTCATCTGGATCTCCTCCCGGGAGGATTTCTTGTCTAGAAGGATGGGAGAACAGCAGGTCAGACAGTGCCCCTGAAGCCACGAGCAACACTGGGACCACCGCCTCCctcagctggcagagctgccaaCTCTGCCTGCACCACCGCACTGCTGCCCCGAGGGTGTCACAGGACCTGTGTAAACTCTGGTCATTGTTTCTAGCAGTGAGAAACCATCTGAAGCCCAGGCCGACAGCTTTGTGCGAGCGGCCACAGCTCCCAGGAATGCCAGGGAGcgaggagcagggaggggaggaaggctggcAGTTCTGGGTACCCCCAAGCTAGGAGAAGATAAGGGGGGCAGGCGGCTGTTCCCCCGGCCTGGGGCACCCTCGCTAAAGGGAGGACGCATACCTGCTTTTTGGTTTCGGTCGATGAGAGGCAAGGTGCTGTCATCAAAAGAGTTGCCCCCCTGGGTCCGAGAGGCGTTGCTTAGGTTCACCTGCAGTACCAGACAGCGACTGCTCAGATGTGGGCAGACGCCCCTTCCCCATCATGGCACGCAGCCCCTCCAGCCCCTCAAAAACCAGGATGAGCCCACAAACAGTTCCCTTCCACAGCCCAAGAGCAAGGGTCGAAGCAATCATTTTCCCCTCGCCCATTCCCATACCTGGAAATCTGACTTCTTCCAGCCTTCCTTCTCCAGTGGCTTCCGCAGTTCTTTATAGCCCCAGACTGTCTGCAAGACGAGGGCAGCAGCCCGGACTTCTCTCTCTGAGCGGTTCCtatgaagaggcaagggaagagATGTTTGGCAATACCCTCAGCTTTAAGAAAGCCTCCGGGGAAGCCAAGGGAAGAGAACCTCCTTCTCTGCCCTCATACCACAGAGCCTACCCAGATTTGTTGATCAGCACCAACTTCTCAATCCCCTGCGTTTCCCGCAGCTTCTTGGCAGCCTCAAGATTGTCCACAATGACTTCGTTGATGGTGTTGAGGATCGACACCACTGTGTCCTCAGAGAGGTTTTTGGCTGGCGTCTGCTGGCCTCCAGGCAGGTTCTTCACTAGGTTGGGGATGGCATGTTTAcctgagaagaagaaagagctGGGCATGAGCAGGAGAGGAAAGTGAGGCCAGGAGTCACTGCAGGAGGATCAGAAATAGCCAACAGCTTTGGTGCTTTTCTTGATGGAGCCCATCATATGCTACTCCAGGAGAAGAGCAATAGACAGACGCCAGGCCAATGCTGGGCTGATGCCAAGCCCACACACTTCAATGGCCCAGGATCTAGAGAGAGAAGGTTCCTGCCCATCCCAGGTGGACGAGGAAAGCATGACCAACCCTCACCACACCAGGCCCACCACAGCCCTCACCTATCAGCTCTTTGTTACGCAAGTCAACAGCCAGGTTGCGCAGGGCTCCAGATGCCGCTTTCACAACGCGCTCGCTGTCGTTGGTCAGGAGGTCAGCGATGGCGGAGAGCCCCTTCTCTTGGCGAAGCGCTGAGCGGATGCACCGGCCGTACTGCGGGGGAGAGAGGGTAGAGCACCACAGTGTTACCTGGGCAGACACAGCCTCTTTCTGCTCCTGGCAACGGAGACAGGACTGGGAGCCTTGCAGCCCCCATTGGTCTTAGCAACAAGGATCCCTGGCTTCAGCTCAACAGGGAGAGAGATTATGAAGGCCCCATTCCCATCCCAGGATGAAATACTTCTTGCCTTAAGCAGGGTCAGAAAGACACCATCCACATGAGAGCTGTTCCAAGGCTCTCCTAGGCCCAAACAGACATGAGTGTGGTAACCCAGCAAGTGGAGGGGCGTGGAGGACTGAGCCCTGCTCCGGAGCACCCAAGGGACTTATGGCCCGTGGTAGCGCTAGACCCAAAGGGTGCACGGCTCTGTGGCACTACCAGTCAGTCACAATTTACGCTGTTGGCCCCTTGGCTCTGACAGGGCGAAGCTGGGCAGCAGATGCTCTGAAAAACAGACAGCCACCTTCTCCACCCTGTACGCATGGCACTGCGCGGAGGTGGCTGCTTCAGGGCAGACCCAGAGACTTGGCAAGCTGTAAGTTACTGGCACCGCACAGCACCAGACCCAGATCACCTCAGCCATGTTTAAATCCAAGCCTGCTGGTTCCTAGTTCCCACACCTGTAACCCCTGGGTTATGTCCGGGAACGGGAGGGAGCCGACTCACAGCAGTGAGCCCGAGGCCAAAGCCCTCTTGCAGGCCAGGCAAGCAAGATTTCCCAGTTGGTCTCTTCATGcacacaagtgagggctgaaaaGCAGGACTGTCCAGCACTTGGCACTAGCCTCAAGCTTTCATTCCCTTCTCTCAGCCTAGACAGCCGAAGTAGTGACAGGCTGCAGGCAAGGAGACAGGCAGTCCTCAGGGAAACCAAGCTGGCAGAGCGCGCAAAGCCATTAACAGCACAGGAGAGACACGGCCCACATCTGAATTGTGCTGCTGAACGATGTTTTCTTGGGCATGATGTCATGCATGAGAAGACCAGCCTGAAAGGGTTGAGCTGTGGCCCTCTACAGCTCTGCGGGATCCTGAGGACGATGCCTCCCTGCTCCTCAAGGCCCCGTTCCCTGCAATGCTGACGAACTCGGACATGCCCGCCTCCACGAGGCACTCACCGTCCAACGGCCGGCGCACAGATTCTGAATGGCTCCTGCCGAAGCCTCTAGGATAGCTGGAGTCTTGCTTTCCTTCAACAGAGAGATGTATATCCGGACCACTTCCGGCTGGAAGAGTAGCTCATAGCCTGCCAAAGGGACACAAAGCAGGAGAAGTTACCCAAGGGTTCTGCCAGCACTTGAGATCAAGCAACCGACTTGTTCAAAGGAGTCCCACTGGGCACCTAAGGCCTGAAGCTTTTACCCAGGCTCTTTGCTCCCTGTAGGTTGGATGTGCAGGGGCCAGACTGCCCCACAGTATGGGAAAACCAGACCCCCAGCACCAGCCGGGGTCAGGCTGGAGGCTGTGGCTGCTGCCTGGGGTCCCTAAGACACACTGCAGCTCGCAAGAGGTTCTGGGCTGAGCCACAGCACTACCATCAGCAGAGCACCCTCGATTTTAGTCTAACGCCTGGCTGAGAGGTACCAAATCCAGGTCAAGGCATGCGGTGGggcagcaagctcagcagctgggtgctgtggtggcaaaaggCTCATCCATTGCTCTCAGCACCATGCTGCAAGAGGCTTGGGTTCAGCTCGTCCTCAAAGACCGAGGGCACCAGGTCTCTGCAGTACCAAGCTCCCTGCTCCCCTAGCAGGTAGACAGGAATGAAGCCTCCAAGCATCAACTCTTTTCCACAAAAATACTGGCTGAGAAGTGGCTTCTAAAACAGCGTTTGGCTTGCTTCTCCCCTTCTCTAATCTACAGCCACTGCCCAGTGGCCAGGCAGGGATGGGATCAAAATTTGCAGTTGTGAGGCCAGATTTTCCATCCTGCGCTAGGAGTTTTGCATCCATCCTAACAGGTGGCTCCTCCGGTTTCCCCACAGAGATGGATGCAGATTCCTTCCCCGCAGTGGGAAGCAGCTGCGAGCGTCTGATGGCACACTTGCCACACTACAAGACTGGAGTCTCACCAGCCACACCTCGGGTCAGCCTGGTGGGGGCGCAGCTGCATATTCAAGTTGTTCACAAGGTCAGGCCTGTCCTCAGCTTCCCTGCAATTCTTCCAGCGCAGGTCAACTCTTTGTACTCCTTAGAGGCTCTACGGTCCTCCCAGGAAGCACAGGGTGTTTTGGGGCAAAGCGAGGAGCTGAACTCAAGCCCTAGGCTCGAGTTCAGCCACTGCTCAGCCAGCGGAGAAGGATTTGCAGCCCTCAGAAGTTAGAAGTTTGTTCCTGAAGGCTTCTCAGAATGATCCTGCCTCACATTTGTGTTGGAGAGCGCTGTTCTAAGCAGTGCTTTTTGGTTTTAAAGTCTTTCAGGACCAGAAGAGAAGAGCAGGCCAGGGAATAAGTCACACTGAGAAGTCTGCGACATGGCAGAGGACTACCCTTCCCAAGGCTGCGTCTCCATGCTGTTTCTCAGTCCCCAAGGCAACAGCTCCCTCAGCAGCCCTAGCACTCACATCTTcaggcagcactgacctctgCCAAACACAAGAGGCCTCTTTCGGCAGGATCCAGCTTCAAAGCTGTCTGTGGCAGAGCTATTGTTTTAACACAAAATTGGGCAACCAAAAACACTACTTCCGAGCCAAACTTCCATCCATTTGAGAGGCTCACTTTAGCGGGAAGTCAACCCAGCCCCTCTCCAGGACTGCTTGGGGTGAAGGAGGCCTGTGCACCTGAACCCTGCACAACTACACTAAGGAACGTACCTTTGGCTGGAGTTGTTCTTTTAGGGAAATCCACTGTATCAGCACCAAGGTCTTCAGGGGGTTTTTTACCTTCAAAGAGCAAGCACAGAGGCGTAAGACACCTCTTCCCACCCATCCGAGCCCAACAGCTTATTGCCACCTGCTACAGGAGCAAGGCCAGAAGCAAGGTGAAGCTAAGCTACCAGCACGTCCCAGGATAGGACAACAAGGGCATTAACCATGGTGCAGGCAGCACACGCCCAGCTGGGGTGGAACGGAGAGCTAGAAAAAGCACCCAATCAAaccacagaaaaattaaaaccaagaGCGCACTCACCTCTGGAGAACCATTCGTCTATTGGCGAAGCGGAGAGAAGGACAGGAgagaggggaggcaggaggagagaagTGCCGACAGCATCATGGGGCAGATCATTTGGcaagaaagcaaagggaagggacaacacaggagagaggggaaaggtGTGGAGTTAGTGGAGATCCAGCCATCACCATCCCACCACCACAGAAACCCACCAGGAGACCATTAGCTTGTGTCAAATGCTTTGGACAAGGCAAGCAGTAACTCCCAAAGCCAGGGGAGGCACAAATCACTGTGTCTCCAGAGAAAGCTGCAATTTAGCCTTCACACAAGAGATGCCAGAGTAGGAACGTAGAGACCCCACACCACCCTCAAGCCCTACTGAAGTAGATCTGTCCTTATCCCACCTCCCTCCATGCTGCCACCATCCAACGAACCTTTGCCCTTCTTGGCACCAAAGCAGCTGGCAGCATGGGGCCCGGTGTTGTTGGCAGGGGCCAAGGGTGTCTCCTGGTAGCGCTCAGCGTGGGGGATCTCACGATGGACTTGGTAGGACAAGTTTCTCAGCAGGCACACACAGTTCTCCACCAGCTAGAGAGAGCCAGAGAGTTTGGCTCAGAGCAGCACGTGCTCAGCCCGCATCTGCCTGGCTGAGGGCCACATCTTGACCACAGCCTACAAGCCAGAGCTAGACCAAGTGGAGCTGAACTGGGGCCAGGCAGCTCCATCTCAGATGGATCTGAAGCAGACCCCATCCCAAGGCAGGCACAGCCAGTCCTGCCGATTTAAGTTCATACCCTGCTGGACCAAAAATCTCTCTGCCAGAAGCAGAAGTGGTCCAAGAAAAGATCTAGGGAAGATTCAAGTCAACAGTGGGTCAAGACAGATTAGGGAGCCGTGAGCCAGGGGATACCAGTGTGGGAAAAAGAGGATCGTTACACTCACATTGGAGAGACAAGTATTCCTATTGCCAACTGCAGACTGACAGCTGGACTCATCCAGGTCAAACACCTGGGTCTCTCCCTACAGAGCTTCTCTCTTCCCAAGAGGGTTAGAGAAAGATGTGAGCTTGACTTGGGTTTTCCACCTAGCCCTGTCACCTCAAATTCCTCCTAGGTGAAGTCCTAGACTCCCCCTGCTGTTCTCCGCCCTTCTTGAGAGAAGCCCATCGGCAGTCACCACCAACAGCAGAGCGCTACTGGGGTTGGCTGACAAGGGCAGAGCGCTACGGGCCCTGGTCCCACTCCATTCACCACCCCCTACCACGGTACCTTGCTGTCCGAGTCCTTCTGGCCAATCTCAGACTGGACGATGTAGATCAGGGCATCCACCAGCCCGTCACATTCCCGCAGCTTCCGACGGGCCTCGCTCCGCTCCGAACTCACGTTcctggcaggcaggagacacCCGCCATGGGTGAGGCCGCTGGGGGCCAGAAAGAGACAGCCCCCACCCGGCAGAGCTCCAACCAGAGGAAAACTCCTCTGGCTCCTCCCCAGAGGGAAACTTCTCCTTCATCAAGGATTGTCACCACTAGCCATCCTAGAGGAGCAGCTCCTCCACAGACAACAGCAAGGAGGTCCCACAAGGCTACCAGAAGCAGCCACCTCCCACTCCAGGAAGGGGCATTACAGCAGCCCCAACCCACACCAGCTCTCGGCTGAGATCCAGCCCCCTCCTGTACCTAAGGCAGCCAGCGGTGTTAGTGAGCACCGATTCCCACTCGATATGGCGGGGTTTTGAGTCCTCATTGGGTTCCCGCTCCCAGCCTGAGCGGGGAATGACAACCTCGTCAGTCAGGGCGTGCAGTGCATGATCCACGATGGCCATCTTGATGGAGTCGTGCGAGGACAGATTCCACAGCGTTCCTACAATGCCACACAAGGGAGGCGCTTGGTCAGACCACGAGGACACAAGACCTGCACTGTGCACCCCTCACCCAAAGGATCagtccctcctttcctccctggaGCAGTTACCTGTGATAACCTCCGTGAGGTCCATGTCATGGGCCTTTCGCAACAGGCGCACCAGGGCAGGTACCCCATCGCAGTTCTTGATGGCAATCTTGTTGTCTTGGTCCTTGCCAAAGGAGATGTTCTTGAGGGCCCCACAGGCCCCATAATGCACCTCCTTCTTGGGGTGGTCCAGCAAACCCACCAGCACGGGAATGCCCTTCAGCTTGCGCACCTCCGTCTTCACCTTGTCGTTGCGATAGCAGAGGTGCTGCAGGTAGGCGGCCGCGTTGGACTTGACGGCGTCCAGCCGGAAATTCAGCATGGCTATTACCTCCGGCAGCTCCGGCTGGCGCCagctgcccggggccggggctccctTACGCAGGCTGTCCAGGCTAGCCAAGCTGCCCCGCTCGTGCTGAGCCAAGGGGGCCCAGTAGTACCGGTCAGGGGCCACTTCGTCCACCAACATGTCTTCATAACTCCTAGGAGAGGGGACAGCTAGCGTCAGCATGAGCCCTAGACTTGCGGGATGCTGTGCCCCCACCCTCGACCCATCGGAAGATGGGATGGAGGCAGGCTGCAGAGCAATCTTGTGGCACCTTCCTGCTCCCCTTGCAGCTGCACAGGAACGCAGGCCCCAGCTGGAGTCTAGAGCTGCCACCTCCTTCCCTGCAGGAGCCTCCCTGTGAAGCAGCCCCAGGACAGCTCAGGAAGCAGGAGACTCAGCGGGAGGAGGCAGCCCTGGCAGCAATTCTGCTCCCTTCCCACCCTGCTGGATTTGGCTTTGGGTCAGACGCACAATCCTAGTCTCCGCAGAAGCTCTACGGAGGCATGATCCAATCTCAAAACTCAACCAGCCCATGTACAGGCAAGAAGAAATATTTGGGCTCATGGCCACTAGAGGGCAAGTTTATACCGCGCCAAGGAGCCAGGACAAGTAACTCAAGAATTCCCCAAGGCTTTGGTCAGCCTAAGAGCTTCGTGCAAGCCAGCCTGTTACACCATCATTAAGTGGGTACAGCAAGAGAGCAGAGTCTGGTTTCAGGCCATCCAGTTCTTTGCTGCGCTGTCTGGCCTGTACCCAACACTGTACCCAGacatctgagctgccccacaGTGGTCCAGGACACACAAGCTGCTGCCTAACCAAACTGCCCAAAGTATTTCAGGGCATCTGCCTCGGCACATCTAAAGCAAAGACTTCCCTCAGGACGAGGCTCCGAAATTTGTTGCCTGCAGAGGACCAGTTTATTGGGGCCGCATTACTGCACAGGGGACAGGCTTATCCAAGCAACAGGAGACATCCCTGGTgccccctgacacacacacatacgcgcTTGGAAGCCCTGCTTCTTGCCTCGTTTTTGTCATCACTAGTAAACCTGCCTGTTAAATATAATCTCTCCCCCATCCAGAGGGAGGAATTCAGCACTTTCTAATGGAAGGGGGATGGGAGGGGACTCTGCTCTTAAACGGAGGGGCCCGATGGCTGCAGTCGGATCTGCTACACCAGGGTGCTGTTGCTAAGCTCTGCAGGGGTCCAAGGCGAGGTAGCGTCCTCTGGCTCCCGTCTGCCCAGGGGACTGCTCAGCCGCCTTCGGATTCACCCTTGTAGCTCCAAGATCAGGTGTAGGAAACTCCCCGCCACCGAGCAGGTGGGGTAAGCTGCAATAAGGGGCAGGTTCTGCTCCCTACGCCAACTGCCCCTGCTAAAGACctccaggagccaggcacagctcGTGACCGCCGGCGCCGCAAACAAGCCACCCCGATACTTGTCTGGCTCACGATCGAGGTCGGCCGAGGCTCGAGCACCCCGAAGGGGAGTGCCTGCCCAACAGCAGAGGGGAGTCAGTGCCAGACCCCCTTCGTGGTCTCACCCAAGAGCAGATGGGGGTAGCGGTGGGGGGTGAAGCACGTCCTCCGCTGTGGCTGGAGCTCCCTTCTACCTCCCGGGCAGGCAGGGGGGCTCCGAGAAGAGCCACCCGAGAGGGACCCGCGCGCTCGCGGCCAGCATGTGCTGCGCCTCTCGGCTCAACGTGCTCTTTCCGTCTCCCGTGCGCCTGGCAAGCTGCCTCCCTGAAGGAAGTCATTAATGGCCAGGCCCCTGCTCAAGACAAACATCTCGGAGGCAGGGGGGCTGCTGATCTCGCCTGTTCCCGGTCCTCCAAACCCGGCGGCTGAGCAAGGATGGTAACTGAGAAGGCAGGGGCCAAGCCAAGCTCAACAGCGCCTGGATTCCACAGATTGCTGCGATCATTATCGGCCCGCGTGGGGAGGGAGagccgggccgcggggctgcaGGAGAAGGGTCACTCCGAGCCCCAACTCTCCCGTGTTCGGCAGCGTCCCTGCAGGACAAGGTGACGGGCTCCACCAGGGCTCCACCCTGGCTGTCAGGTTGGGCACAGAGGTGGCCCCTTCTCCCTCAAACGCATCCAGAGTctccaaggatcccaagccccctCCCCTCGCATGGCTGCGGCTCTCCCCTACTCCCAGCTCCACCTCCAGCTCATCTAACTCCTCTCCTTCAAGGCCTGGAGGGACAGAAGGAAAACAGCTGCCACTCGGCCCAGCAGCGAGACCTCGGGGTCTCGACAGCGGAGCCGTTCAGACCAGGCTACCCAGGGAGGAGGGCTCCTGCCTCCGCACGCTGGACAGGACGCGAAGCCGGGGAGGGTTTGCAAGCCGGAGCCCTTCTGCCTTGGCTGGACTCCTGCTTTTCTGGCATTCACTCCCCCTCCACAGGCCGAGGCCGGAGCAAAGCGGCCCTAAACCAGGCACGCCTGCTTAACCCCTTCCGGCCAAGTTGCTCGTGGAGGGACCAGCTGTGAAAGGCCACGTGCTCAAAACTGCTAACGCTGGCTTTTCGGAGCCGTTTGACTCAGCGCAGGTGGCGGGGGCAGCTGCCTTGCCCTCTCTCCTCCAGCCGACACCGAGCTTCCTGAGGCAAGGTGGGTCGGGGAATCAATCCGAGCGAAAAACCGCCCGGACTGGTTCAACACAGCAACAGAAACGCTTGTGCTGGCACCAGCCAAAAGGGCGGACAAAGCTCCTCCTCAAGCTACCGCAGCAGCCAAGAGCTACTGTGGATTTACAGTACGCGTCTGGAGACGGGCAGCTCTCCGGCAGGCGCTGGCAAGAGCCTCCTTTCCCTAGGGTCTCTCCCTCCTGCCGCTGCTTTACGCCCCAGGAGATCAGGGAGCCCGTGACCAGCctctcctgccctccccggcGCTCTCGGGAGACGCACGTCCCTCTCAGCTCTCCGACACGGccccctgcccatctctgcagtTTAGGCCTGGTCCCTTGCTGCGCTCCTACCACCCCACCATCCAGCTGCAGCCTCTCCCCAAACTTCACCCCACCGCACAGGCAGTGAGCGGAGCAAGCTGGGGGGCTTAAATCATCATCAGCGCTCGTTTGTGCAAGGGTTGCTGCTGCTACAGGACACTGGAGCCCAGCAGTCACGGCCTGGGGCACGTGACGTCTCAGGCCACCTGCCAGCATCTCCAAAGGGGCAGCGAAAGGACCACCAAGACCCTCCTTTGGCACCCTTGGGCAGCCGCAGGCTGGCAGGGCGGCCACTCCGGCAGCcaagccagaggagctgctgagCCGATCACCCACAGCCGAAACGAGGGGGAGAAGCTGCTCGCCGCCAAACAGGTCGAGCGGCTTCTACCGCCCTTGCAACAACActgcccggggcgccgcggggctgagCCTCGCTCGCCCCAGCCCTCAGCTCAGCGCAAAGGCTCTTCCGGGGCCGCCCGGTGCTCCCTACCGCGTAGGGGCTGCAATCGCGAGGCTACCGCCGCTCCCGACGCGGGGCCGCGTCGCACAGCCTGTTCCCAGCAGGATAAACGAGACGCAGGAGGGATTTGCGCGGTGCCCGATCCCACCCGGCCGCAGAGCGGCCATCTCCCTCGGGAGCCTGCCACCCCGCTGGCAGAACAGGTAGCGCAGAAGAGGGAAGGGCCCGGAGCTACGTCCAACCGCCCAGTGGAACTCCTCGCTGCAGGACGACCAGCTCAATTAGCAGCAAGTTTTTAACCACCAATTAAACGCACAATTAGGGGCGGATGCAAGTTTTCTCCTGCACGAGCCACAGGTGACTCAGCTCACTGTACTGCCTCCTTCTTCTGAGGAGGATGGAGTTGTAGGGATCCCCTGCTAGCGTTCCCCAAGCCCACCACCACACGCCTGGTCCCCCAATACCTGAGCCGACGCCGGGGGTCAGATGGAGTCCCTGCCCGCCTGGCCGTGCCATAGTCGGACATAAGCCCGTAGTCCACATCTTCGAAGCCCACGCTGCGCTGGTCGTCCTCCAGGCCGTACGGCTCAGGGTGGAAGTGGTTGAGGTCCATGTTGCTGCCCCCAACGCGCACTTGAGGCTGGGGGCCGTAGACGTCTTGGCGGCTGGGGGCCCGGTAGGTGTCCATGGAAGGGCGGTAGCGCTCGTCGATGCGGGTGACCCGGGACAGGCTGCCGTAGTTGTGATCGCTGCCCGGGTAGCCGTCCTCGTAGGGGCGGCCGTAGCCATCGGGGTAATGGTAGTTGCGAGGGAGGGTGGCCGTGCCTGGCTGGCTCAGGTAGCCGCCAGGGCCCCCGTTGCCGTTCTTGCGGAAGTTCCTGTCCATGGTCTGGACGTAGTTGCTGGTGACGGGGGAGGTTTCCAAGGGTAACCCGTCGGGTCCCACGGGGACCTGCTGGACTGTCCGGGTGGTCACAGTCTTCACCACTTTCTTCACCTGGAGGGATGGACATTGGGCACGCTTCAATCAGGGAGTCCTGTCCCCAA
This is a stretch of genomic DNA from Apteryx mantelli isolate bAptMan1 chromosome 4, bAptMan1.hap1, whole genome shotgun sequence. It encodes these proteins:
- the CTNND1 gene encoding catenin delta-1 isoform X5; this translates as MDDSEVESTASILASVKEQEAQFEKLTRALEEERRHVSAQLERVRVSPQDASPGLANGTLTRRHQNGRFLSDADLERQKFPDLKLNGRQDHSHLLYSTIPRMQDPGQIVEETYTMEEDPEGAMSVVSVETSDDGTTRRTETTVKKVVKTVTTRTVQQVPVGPDGLPLETSPVTSNYVQTMDRNFRKNGNGGPGGYLSQPGTATLPRNYHYPDGYGRPYEDGYPGSDHNYGSLSRVTRIDERYRPSMDTYRAPSRQDVYGPQPQVRVGGSNMDLNHFHPEPYGLEDDQRSVGFEDVDYGLMSDYGTARRAGTPSDPRRRLRSYEDMLVDEVAPDRYYWAPLAQHERGSLASLDSLRKGAPAPGSWRQPELPEVIAMLNFRLDAVKSNAAAYLQHLCYRNDKVKTEVRKLKGIPVLVGLLDHPKKEVHYGACGALKNISFGKDQDNKIAIKNCDGVPALVRLLRKAHDMDLTEVITGTLWNLSSHDSIKMAIVDHALHALTDEVVIPRSGWEREPNEDSKPRHIEWESVLTNTAGCLRNVSSERSEARRKLRECDGLVDALIYIVQSEIGQKDSDSKLVENCVCLLRNLSYQVHREIPHAERYQETPLAPANNTGPHAASCFGAKKGKDEWFSRGKKPPEDLGADTVDFPKRTTPAKGYELLFQPEVVRIYISLLKESKTPAILEASAGAIQNLCAGRWTYGRCIRSALRQEKGLSAIADLLTNDSERVVKAASGALRNLAVDLRNKELIGKHAIPNLVKNLPGGQQTPAKNLSEDTVVSILNTINEVIVDNLEAAKKLRETQGIEKLVLINKSGNRSEREVRAAALVLQTVWGYKELRKPLEKEGWKKSDFQVNLSNASRTQGGNSFDDSTLPLIDRNQKADKKSSREEIQMSNMGPDNYSTLNERDHSRTLDRSGDLGDMEPVKAAPLMKI
- the CTNND1 gene encoding catenin delta-1 isoform X4, which gives rise to MDDSEVESTASILASVKEQEAQFEKLTRALEEERRHVSAQLERVRVSPQDASPGLANGTLTRRHQNGRFLSDADLERQKFPDLKLNGRQDHSHLLYSTIPRMQDPGQIVEETYTMEEDPEGAMSVVSVETSDDGTTRRTETTVKKVVKTVTTRTVQQVPVGPDGLPLETSPVTSNYVQTMDRNFRKNGNGGPGGYLSQPGTATLPRNYHYPDGYGRPYEDGYPGSDHNYGSLSRVTRIDERYRPSMDTYRAPSRQDVYGPQPQVRVGGSNMDLNHFHPEPYGLEDDQRSVGFEDVDYGLMSDYGTARRAGTPSDPRRRLRSYEDMLVDEVAPDRYYWAPLAQHERGSLASLDSLRKGAPAPGSWRQPELPEVIAMLNFRLDAVKSNAAAYLQHLCYRNDKVKTEVRKLKGIPVLVGLLDHPKKEVHYGACGALKNISFGKDQDNKIAIKNCDGVPALVRLLRKAHDMDLTEVITGTLWNLSSHDSIKMAIVDHALHALTDEVVIPRSGWEREPNEDSKPRHIEWESVLTNTAGCLRNVSSERSEARRKLRECDGLVDALIYIVQSEIGQKDSDSKLVENCVCLLRNLSYQVHREIPHAERYQETPLAPANNTGPHAASCFGAKKGKDEWFSRGKKPPEDLGADTVDFPKRTTPAKGYELLFQPEVVRIYISLLKESKTPAILEASAGAIQNLCAGRWTYGRCIRSALRQEKGLSAIADLLTNDSERVVKAASGALRNLAVDLRNKELIGKHAIPNLVKNLPGGQQTPAKNLSEDTVVSILNTINEVIVDNLEAAKKLRETQGIEKLVLINKSGNRSEREVRAAALVLQTVWGYKELRKPLEKEGWKKSDFQVNLSNASRTQGGNSFDDSTLPLIDRNQKADKKSSREEIQMSNMGPDNYSTLNERDHSRTLDRSGDLGDMEPVKAAPLMQKI